Genomic segment of Larus michahellis unplaced genomic scaffold, bLarMic1.1 SCAFFOLD_491, whole genome shotgun sequence:
cggggcggccgttggcggcggggggaggtgggcggggggggcactggggatactgggggcaatggggggggaaatgggggggaccggggggtctgagggggaaatggggggcaatgggggcgTCCTGGGGGGGCCCGGACCATgtgagggggaaatgggggagtcctggggggcaaatggggggcaatgggggtaccggggggggggggaaatgaggggaaatgggggtccttgcggggggggcctggggatactgggtgggaaatggggcgttcagggggtcctgggggggtctgagggggaaatgggggtactggggagggaaacggcggggccccgggggggAAAATGGGGGCCTTTGAGGGGGGcctggggatattggggggggtctgagggggaaATGGGAGCCCTTGAGGGGAAaatggggatattgggggggtctgagggggaaatgggggcccttgaggggaaaatggggatattgggggggtcTGAGGAGGAAATGGGAGCCCGTGAGGGGAAaatggggatattggggggggtctgagggggaaatggggacccttgaggggaaaatggggatattgggggggtcTGAGGAGGAAATGGGGACCCTTGAGGGGAAaatggggatactggggggggtCTGAGGAGGAAATGGGGACCCTTGAGGGGAAaatggggatattgggggggtctgagggggaaATGGGAGCCCTTGAGGGGAAaatggggatattgggggggtctgagggggaaatgggggtcctggggggggagtCACAGAGGGATCCCCTAAACCTCCCCCCTCGGCGCCTGCTGGGCTCTTCTCCCGCCCTTTGctgaaaaaagcccttttttttaaacttttttttttttttttttggtattttcgcagcgggcgggcggccggtGCCATGAGCCGACGCAGAGGCAGAGGGGACGTGGGGGAGGCGGGGGACCCCCACCCGCGGGGGGGCCCtcacccccccgtccccgtccccatccccgtcccggGCCGCGTCAAACGCCGAAAAACCAAACGGGAACGAGACAGCGCCAAATTCGGCAGGAAAATCCCCGGCGGGTTTCGGTGGGGGGCCGGACCCCCACCCCGCAGGCTGCTGCCCCCCTGGGGGGGtcgccccgccgccagccccctcccgctccccaaaaCCGTCGTTATCACCCAAAACCGCCTCTGCCAGCACCGCGGCATGTTCAACCGGGAGGTGAAGTCGGTGGACGTCGAGCGGCTGCTGAGCCCCCGGGACGCGGCTCCCCACGACGACACCCCCGAGGGGGACCCCGAACCcggcccccccgacccccccccgagCCAGGGGGTCCCCGCCGAGCTGGCCGGCCGCCTCCGCGCCCTCCTGGGGGGCACCCGGATGTTTTCGGGGCGCGATCTGGTGGGCGAGCGGCGCGGCGCCATCCTGGCCGCCCTCCTCCGCCGCCATCGCTCCCTGCCCGACCTCGGCCTCCTCCTGGCCCACCGGCGGTGGGGGGCGGACGCGGCCCCCCCAGGTACGGCAGcccatggggggggggtcccccgctgtccccccccccggacccccattTTACCCTCAGGCCCACCGCAACGTCCACAGGTCCCCCTCAAGGACCCCCAgttccccctcagccccccctcAATGTccacaggccccccccccccccaatatccccatttccccccccaggacccccattttcccctaattccccccccaatatccccatttccccccccaggacccccattttcccctaatTCCCCCCCCAATATCCCTATTTCCCCACACAgggacccccattttcccctgattccccccccaatatccccatttccccccccaggacccccattttcccctaattccccccccaatatccctatttccccccccagggacccccattttcccctaattccccccccaatatccccagaccccccccccgggacccccattttccctcagacccccccaatatccccaggCACCCCTCAAGGACCCCCATTTCcaacccagacccccccaggacccccattttcccctaatTCCCCCCCAATATCCCTAtttccccccccagggacccccattttcccctaatTCCCCCCCAATATCCCTAtttccccccccagggacccccattttcccctaattccccccccaatatccctatttccccccccagggacccccattttcccctaattccccccccaatatccccatttccccccccagggacccccattttcccctaatTCCCCCCCAATATCCCTatttccccccccaggacccccattttcccctaattccccccccaatatccctatttccccccccagggacccccattttcccctaattccccccccaatatccccagaccccccccccgggacccccattttccctcagacccccccaatatccccaggCACCCCTCAAGGACCCCCATTTCcaacccagacccccccaggacccccattttcccctaattcccccccccaatatccccatttccccccccgggacccccattttccctcagcccccccccagtatccccaggcACCCCTCAAGGACCCCCATTTCcaacccagacccccccaggacccccattttcccctaatTCCCCTCCCAATATCCCTAtttccccccccagggacccccatttTCTCCTAATTCCCCCCAATATCCCCAgatccccccccaggacccccattttcccctaattcccccccaatatccccatttccccccccagggacccccattttcccctaattccccccccaatatccccagacacccccccccgggaacCCATTttccctcagccccccccaatatccccaggCACCCCTCAAGGACCCCCATTTCCAACCCAgacccccattttcccctaattccccccccaatatccccgaccccccccccagaccctcgtTACCCCCCCGATCTCAGCCGTGTCGCCCCTCGCAGGTCCCTGGAGCCCCCAGACCCCCGAGCGGGCGCCAAGGGGGAGCGCGGAGGGGGGCGATTTTGGGGGGCAGAAACAGAGCTGGGACCCGACGCCCCCCTCCGGCAGCACCCCCGCCCCCCTGCGAGCCTTCGTCAGTCGGGTGAGCGCCCAAAATCccgcttttcctccccaaaatggGGACGgtcccctccctccgccccgtCACGGGCCTgtaaccccccccccgccgctctccccctgcagacccccagccccattttcGGAGGCGACGGAAAGAAGAGGGAGGTGAGTCAGGAATCGGGGAGcacagcaccccccccccccaaaaaaaaaggacggggggggggggacatttATTgacccaccccctccccacagacccccttctcctggagctcgggcgaggaggaggaggaggaggaggaggaggacggcggGTGCCCCGACAGCCCGGCTCCGCTCTTCCAGCCCCACACCCCGTCCTGGGGGGATCCCCGCTGGCACGGGGGggccctgcccggctccccccccctccgcgcccgcgggggTCCCCCCTTCGCCCCCCGACCCACCCCGGCGCCTTTCGGTGAGGGCCGCAGCTGGAGCCACCGGCCGCCCATCGCCCCGCCGGCCTTCGGCCCTCTCCCGCTGCGGCTCGGCCAGCCGCCGGCACCCCGCCACCCCGATCCGCGCCGGGGGGGCAACCCgcaccccccccgcacccccgacCGCTGGAGCCCGGAGCCTTCGTGCCACGTGGGCTTCGTGCCGGGCTGGCCGTGTGCCCAACGCCGGGCGCCACGCTGCCACCGccgtgccgccgccgcggcccccgccggcccagccccgcgccctgctgctggcagccgtCGCCGGAGCGCGGACCCCCCCCCGAAAACCGCCGCTGGTGGGACTGGGACACTGGTgggaggcgggggccggggggggccggggagagcCGGGCTGGCTGCGGGCGCTGCGGCGCCTGCCCCTCTCCTGCTTCcccccggcgctggggggggacgggagcccccccacccgcccccgggggctggggctgcccctgcgCGGGGCTCTACTGAAGTGGGGGGGGGCACTGCTTTTTggggtgttcccccccccccccccaccctacTTTCCCCAGCACCCAATAAAGGCCGTTTGCCCCCACCGCGGCGTCACCGCTCTTCCCTCCGGCCGCCCCCCGAACCCGGCACCCccccggtgccaccggggccgcgggggccgcgGGCGTCGGGGGGAGGGGAGGCGCGGCTGCGGTTTTGGGTGGCAAAAAAGCCGTTTCTGGGCCGGTTCCCGGTGCCCGGAGGGGAACCGGTGTTTTGGGGCACCTGGTGAAGAATCGTTTCCTCTTTTCCAGGGCCCTGGAAGCATCACCGGGCGTCCCCGGTGACACCGTCGCCCCTAGGGCTCCCCCggccttcatcctcctcctcctcctcctcctcctcctcctcctcctccttctcctcctccccgtAGCCGCTTCTTTCAGAGGGCAACTGGCGGTTTTGGGgcaaaaaatcaaaccatttccCCTTTCCAGGGCCTGGGAAGTGTCACCGGGCGTCCCGGTGACACCGTTGCCCTTAGGGCTCCCCGCAGCccttcctctccacctcctcctccctcccctctcctcctcctcctcctcctcctcgtagCCGCTTCTTTCAGAGGGCAACCGGCGGTTTTGGGGCAAAAAATCAAATTGTTTCCCCTTTCCAGGGCCCTGGGAAGCGTCACCGGGCGTCCCGGTGACACCGTCGCCCTTAGGGCtccccccagccttcctcctcctcctcctcctcctcctccttgtagCCGCTTCTTTCAGAGGACAACTGGCGGTTTTGGGgcaaaaaatcaaaccatttccCCTTTCCAGGGCCCTGGGAAGTGTCACTGGGCGTCCGGTGACACCGTCGCCCTTAGGGCTCCCCGCggccttctcccctcctcctcctcgcccccctctcccccccctcctGCTCCTCGCCCTCCTCGTAGCCGCTCCGCAGGGCGCGGGCGAGCTTGGCCCAGAAGAGCCGCCGCGCCTGGGGCTGCTGCGGCCAGCGCAGGTAGGTGCGTTTGAGCAGCACCCCGGCGCATGCGGTGGTACACGGCCAGCTCGGCGTCGGGAATGGCCTCCAGGAACACCAGGACCAGGACGTCGCGCAGCTCGTCGAAGAGGCGGTAGCTGGCCAGCCTGGATCTCCAGCGAGCACCACTCGCTGCGCAGGTAGCCGCGGCTCACCACGCACACCGTCTTGCGGCTGTTGTAGATGGCGTCCACGATGTTGTCCACGATGGCTCGGCCGGGGCTGAAGTCGCGATGGTGGAGGCAGAGCCGCAGGGAGCAGCGCTCCAGCTCGGgcaccagctcccccagcacccagccctcgTCGGCCGGAGTTGTAGGAGACGAAGCTGTCCGTAGGCGTAGCGGCGATGCTCCGGCCGCCAGCGGCCGTTGGCCCAGGCCCGCAGCAGGTAGAGGTGGTACCGCAGCCGCCAGTAGGCCCGGTGGTAGAGCAgcggcagcgccagcagcagcagcaccgccgGCGCCGTGGCGGCGAAGAGGTAGAGACCCACGTCAGGAAGCAGACGCGGGTGTCGAAGCTGTGCAGGTAGAcgggggggccgccgccgccgccgccaccaccaccagagcCGCCGTAACCACCACCAGCGCCGTAACCACCGTCGCCGTCACCGCCAGCACCTCCGTAACCACCGTAACCACCACCGCCGCCAGCTCCATAACCACCGTCACCACCACCGTTACCGTAACCACcgtcatcatcaccaccacctccATAACCACCATCGTCATCATCACCACCGCCTCCATAACCACCgtaaccaccaccaccaccataaccaccatcatcatcatcaccaccgcCTCCATAACCACCGtaaccaccaccacctccataaccacatcatcatcaccaccatcgcctccATAACCACCGTAACCACCACCAACACCATAACCACCATcgtcatcaccaccatcacctcCATAAACCACCATcgtcatcaccaccatcacctcCATAACCACCATcgtcatcaccaccatcgcctccATAACCACCGTAACCACCCCCATCACCGCCGTAATGCCCGTAACAATCACCGTCACCACCACAACCGCCGTCACCACCGTCACCAGCACCATCCGcaccaccaccgccgcctccataaccgccaccgccaccgccgccgccgccgccgcccagcgtGCCGTCCGCCCCGCCGTCCCCGCAGGTGTAGTTGTAGAGGTAGACGACCTGCACGCGGCTGCGCTCCAGCCAGGCCGGCAGCCAGGC
This window contains:
- the LOC141736900 gene encoding proline-rich protein 19-like, with amino-acid sequence MSRRRGRGDVGEAGDPHPRGGPHPPVPVPIPVPGRVKRRKTKRERDSAKFGRKIPGGFRWGAGPPPRRLLPPWGGRPAASPLPLPKTVVITQNRLCQHRGMFNREVKSVDVERLLSPRDAAPHDDTPEGDPEPGPPDPPPSQGVPAELAGRLRALLGGTRMFSGRDLVGERRGAILAALLRRHRSLPDLGLLLAHRRWGADAAPPGPWSPQTPERAPRGSAEGGDFGGQKQSWDPTPPSGSTPAPLRAFVSRTPSPIFGGDGKKRETPFSWSSGEEEEEEEEEDGGCPDSPAPLFQPHTPSWGDPRWHGGALPGSPPLRARGGPPFAPRPTPAPFGEGRSWSHRPPIAPPAFGPLPLRLGQPPAPRHPDPRRGGNPHPPRTPDRWSPEPSCHGPGSITGRPR